Proteins found in one Hyalangium minutum genomic segment:
- the folD gene encoding bifunctional methylenetetrahydrofolate dehydrogenase/methenyltetrahydrofolate cyclohydrolase FolD — protein sequence MAQLIDGKAIAARVRAEVQVEVARLKADRGLIPGLAVVRVGEDPASKIYVTGKKKAAEEVGFRSWEHHFDASISQDELLAQVRRLNDASAVHGILVQLPLPKHIDAELIISTVKPEKDVDGFHPISAGNLSLGRPGLRPCTPAGVMRLLEEVGCNPSGKRAVVVGRSNIVGKPMALMLLQKDATVTICHRKSDLPREVAQADILVVAVGVPELIQGDWIKPGAVVIDVGMNRKADGKLVGDVAFQAASQRASAITPVPGGVGPMTIAMLMRNTLLAATGGV from the coding sequence ATGGCTCAGTTGATTGATGGCAAGGCGATTGCGGCGCGGGTCCGGGCGGAGGTCCAGGTGGAGGTGGCGCGCCTCAAGGCGGACCGAGGCCTTATCCCCGGTTTGGCGGTGGTCCGGGTGGGCGAGGATCCCGCCTCGAAGATCTACGTCACCGGGAAGAAGAAGGCGGCCGAGGAGGTGGGCTTCCGCTCCTGGGAGCACCACTTTGACGCGTCCATCTCCCAGGACGAGCTGCTGGCCCAGGTGCGCAGGCTCAATGACGCCTCGGCGGTTCACGGTATCCTCGTCCAGCTACCCCTGCCGAAGCACATCGACGCGGAGCTGATCATCTCCACGGTGAAGCCCGAGAAGGATGTGGACGGCTTCCACCCGATCAGCGCGGGCAACCTGTCGCTCGGGAGGCCAGGGCTGCGGCCGTGCACACCGGCCGGGGTGATGCGGCTGCTGGAGGAGGTGGGCTGCAACCCTTCGGGGAAGCGGGCCGTGGTGGTGGGGCGCAGCAACATCGTGGGCAAGCCCATGGCGCTGATGCTGCTCCAGAAGGACGCCACCGTGACGATCTGCCACCGCAAGAGCGATCTGCCACGCGAGGTGGCTCAGGCGGACATCCTCGTCGTCGCGGTAGGCGTGCCCGAGCTCATTCAGGGCGACTGGATCAAGCCCGGCGCGGTGGTGATCGACGTGGGCATGAACCGCAAGGCGGACGGAAAGCTGGTGGGGGATGTGGCATTCCAGGCCGCGTCCCAGCGGGCCTCGGCCATCACTCCAGTGCCTGGCGGTGTGGGCCCCATGACGATCGCCATGCTAATGCGCAACACCTTGCTGGCCGCCACGGGCGGCGTGTAG
- a CDS encoding TerB family tellurite resistance protein has translation MAPGKVLGAMLGLMLGLWIREPWAIVLFLIAGGVVGHFYDNAHALPPVDPIEGLEPDPFLREPPSAPVSREQLDAQAQEHFARHLCALFIEVARVDGNVSREEVRVVKEYFQNELKYGPEALDTVRIYLKEFLEKPPTLDESIAACRDELPTSDRLLLVDTLYQLGLVDGALQRSEQESLRQIVKGLGLTEEDRRAITARYLGTGDTHYARLGLNPGASDAEVKRAYRQLAAAHHPDRVSHLGAGAVDQATRRFQEIQDAYEMIRRLRGL, from the coding sequence GTGGCGCCAGGAAAAGTGCTCGGAGCAATGCTGGGGTTGATGCTGGGTCTCTGGATCCGGGAACCCTGGGCCATCGTGCTCTTCCTGATCGCCGGAGGCGTGGTGGGCCACTTCTATGACAACGCCCACGCCCTGCCCCCGGTGGACCCTATCGAGGGGCTCGAGCCCGACCCCTTCCTGCGCGAGCCCCCCTCGGCCCCGGTGTCGCGGGAGCAGCTCGACGCGCAGGCCCAGGAGCACTTCGCCCGCCACCTGTGCGCCCTCTTCATCGAGGTGGCCCGGGTGGATGGAAACGTGTCGCGCGAAGAGGTGCGCGTGGTGAAGGAGTACTTCCAGAACGAGCTGAAGTATGGCCCCGAGGCGCTGGACACCGTCCGCATCTACCTCAAGGAGTTCCTCGAGAAGCCCCCCACCCTGGACGAGTCCATCGCAGCCTGCCGGGACGAGCTGCCCACCAGCGATCGCCTGCTCCTGGTGGACACGCTGTACCAGCTGGGGCTCGTGGACGGAGCCCTCCAGCGCTCCGAGCAGGAGAGCCTGCGCCAGATCGTCAAGGGGCTGGGCCTCACCGAGGAGGACCGGCGCGCCATCACCGCCCGCTACCTGGGTACGGGTGATACGCACTACGCGCGGCTCGGCCTCAACCCGGGGGCCTCGGATGCCGAGGTGAAGCGCGCCTACCGGCAGCTCGCCGCGGCGCACCACCCGGACCGCGTCTCCCACCTGGGCGCTGGAGCGGTCGACCAGGCCACGCGCCGCTTCCAGGAAATCCAAGACGCCTACGAGATGATTCGACGCCTGCGAGGACTGTAG
- a CDS encoding Smr/MutS family protein, which produces MSNRNDPPKKKEPEFHNSPFKDALKPLQKKPPEPSQKKAPPPPPAKKKPAREEDDAALFYAAMDGVQQITHRGEAPAPNPRLPEIIDENAEALAQLSELVSGQGDFEFTGSDEFIEGAHPGTDRNLLRALRRGDFSIQGRLDLHGKTQAEARDAVERFLSDNRRAKKRCVLIIHGRGLHSKDQLPVLKDWLKGWLSQKRIGNMVLAFSSARPQDGGAGAVYVLLRR; this is translated from the coding sequence ATGAGCAACCGCAACGACCCGCCCAAGAAGAAGGAACCCGAGTTCCACAACAGCCCCTTCAAGGACGCGCTCAAGCCCCTGCAGAAGAAGCCGCCTGAGCCCTCCCAGAAGAAGGCCCCGCCTCCACCTCCCGCCAAGAAGAAGCCCGCGCGCGAGGAGGATGACGCGGCGCTCTTCTACGCGGCCATGGATGGCGTGCAGCAAATCACCCATAGGGGCGAGGCCCCCGCGCCCAACCCCCGCCTGCCCGAGATCATCGACGAGAACGCCGAGGCGCTCGCGCAACTGTCGGAGCTCGTCTCGGGCCAGGGCGATTTCGAGTTCACCGGCTCGGACGAGTTCATCGAGGGCGCTCACCCCGGCACGGATCGCAACCTGCTGCGAGCGCTGCGCCGCGGCGACTTCTCCATTCAGGGCCGCCTGGACTTGCATGGCAAGACGCAGGCAGAGGCCCGGGACGCCGTGGAGCGCTTCCTCAGCGACAACCGCCGGGCCAAGAAGCGGTGCGTCTTGATCATCCACGGCCGAGGTTTGCACTCCAAGGATCAGCTCCCCGTGCTGAAGGACTGGCTGAAGGGGTGGCTGAGCCAGAAGCGCATTGGGAACATGGTGCTGGCGTTCTCCAGCGCCCGTCCTCAAGACGGGGGAGCAGGCGCGGTGTACGTGCTCCTGCGGCGGTAG
- a CDS encoding adenosine deaminase: protein MARDLIDLHIHVGSAVAPHILWSIAHQQGFKLPVKNYFDFVELITSRPGKVGSLEDYLKIMHTWTEKIQSSPSAIERSVYEVIGKEYRSSRVTQIELRFNPMKRNLNSELDLDHIIHAALRGMDRAMLEYDVKAGLIFCLAREFEHPLNAILVEKAIKYRTRGVVGIDLAGTEKNALELRPEVVAQYEDLFDRARRGGLKCTVHTGETKGTGAEGVVAVVERLKPHRIGHGIRAAYDEAAMKLLRERDVVLELCPTSNLHTKAVEGLDEMRHIIKTFWDRRVKFTINTDGPYLLETDMRREIELVERNGILTPEQVDQTLSWARQHSFIPS, encoded by the coding sequence ATGGCTCGCGACCTCATTGATCTGCACATTCATGTTGGCAGCGCCGTAGCGCCCCACATCCTCTGGTCCATCGCGCATCAGCAGGGCTTCAAGCTCCCCGTCAAAAACTACTTCGACTTCGTGGAGCTGATCACCTCGCGCCCCGGCAAGGTGGGAAGCCTCGAGGACTACCTGAAGATCATGCACACGTGGACGGAGAAGATCCAATCGTCCCCGAGTGCCATCGAGCGCTCGGTGTACGAGGTGATCGGCAAGGAGTACCGCAGCAGCCGGGTGACGCAGATCGAGCTGCGCTTCAACCCGATGAAGCGCAACCTGAACTCCGAGCTGGACCTGGACCACATCATCCACGCGGCGCTGCGCGGCATGGATCGCGCCATGCTGGAGTACGACGTGAAGGCGGGCCTCATCTTCTGCCTGGCGCGCGAGTTCGAGCACCCGCTCAACGCCATCCTGGTGGAGAAGGCGATCAAGTACCGCACGCGCGGCGTGGTGGGCATCGACCTGGCGGGGACGGAGAAGAACGCGCTGGAGCTGCGGCCTGAGGTCGTGGCCCAGTACGAGGACCTGTTCGATCGGGCTCGGCGCGGCGGGCTCAAGTGCACGGTGCACACCGGTGAGACGAAGGGCACGGGGGCCGAGGGCGTGGTGGCCGTGGTCGAGCGCCTGAAGCCGCACCGGATTGGCCATGGCATCCGGGCCGCCTACGACGAGGCCGCGATGAAGCTGCTGCGGGAGCGCGATGTGGTGCTGGAGCTGTGCCCCACGTCCAACCTGCACACCAAGGCGGTCGAGGGCCTGGACGAGATGCGGCACATCATCAAGACGTTCTGGGACCGGCGGGTGAAGTTCACCATCAACACGGATGGCCCTTACCTCTTGGAAACAGACATGCGCCGGGAGATCGAGCTGGTGGAGCGCAACGGCATCCTGACGCCCGAGCAGGTGGACCAGACGCTGTCGTGGGCACGGCAGCACTCGTTCATTCCCAGCTGA